Proteins found in one Amycolatopsis aidingensis genomic segment:
- a CDS encoding M16 family metallopeptidase, with product MARQIAGHEQPVGSTRTLESSADGSLVKRTVLPGGLRVITERIPGSSSATVGLWVGVGSRDEQPAVAGAAHYLEHLLFKGTGRRDATRIAEEIDAVGGEFNAFTAKEHTCYYAQVLDEDLPLAVDLVTDVVFDALCADSDVDTERSVVLEEIAMRDDDPEDLLHETFVHAVLGEHPLARPVLGTESSITGMSASALRSFYRRRYTLPRMVLAVAGNLEHTAVLRLVRKALRDRLSGSDGPRAPRAGKARIPAARKLALRTDDTEQAHVMLGLRALSRHDERRFTLSVLNAALGGGMSSRLFQEVRERRGLAYQVYSSVASYADAGHLSVYAGCQPERLGEVAGLLGELLGKVAEDGLTDTEVARAKGQLRGSLVLGLEDTASRMSRIGKNELNYGEYLGVRDTIARIDAVTTAEVARLARTLLRRPGGIAAAAVVGPYAHEEDLPDELHSVIT from the coding sequence ATGGCGCGACAGATCGCGGGGCACGAGCAGCCCGTGGGCAGTACCCGCACCCTGGAGTCCTCCGCGGACGGTTCGCTGGTGAAGCGCACGGTGCTGCCGGGCGGGCTGCGGGTGATCACCGAACGGATACCGGGCTCGAGTTCGGCGACCGTCGGCCTGTGGGTCGGGGTCGGCTCCCGGGACGAGCAGCCCGCCGTCGCCGGTGCCGCGCACTACCTGGAACACCTGCTGTTCAAGGGGACCGGCAGGCGGGACGCCACCCGGATCGCCGAGGAGATCGACGCGGTCGGCGGCGAGTTCAACGCGTTCACCGCCAAGGAGCACACCTGTTACTACGCGCAGGTGCTGGACGAGGACCTGCCGCTGGCCGTGGACCTGGTGACCGACGTGGTGTTCGACGCGCTCTGCGCGGACTCCGATGTGGACACCGAGCGCAGCGTGGTGCTCGAGGAGATCGCGATGCGCGACGACGACCCCGAGGACCTGCTGCACGAGACCTTCGTGCACGCCGTGCTCGGCGAGCACCCGCTCGCCAGGCCGGTGCTCGGCACCGAGTCCTCGATCACCGGGATGTCGGCGAGCGCGCTGCGTTCCTTCTACCGGCGCCGCTACACCCTGCCGCGGATGGTGCTGGCGGTAGCCGGAAATCTCGAGCACACCGCGGTGCTTCGCCTGGTACGGAAGGCACTGCGCGACAGACTGTCCGGTTCGGACGGACCACGGGCGCCGCGTGCCGGGAAGGCCCGGATTCCCGCGGCGCGCAAGCTGGCGCTGCGCACCGACGACACCGAGCAGGCGCATGTCATGCTCGGCCTGCGGGCGTTGTCCCGGCACGACGAGCGCCGGTTCACCCTGTCGGTACTGAACGCGGCACTCGGCGGCGGGATGAGCTCGCGGCTGTTCCAGGAGGTGCGGGAACGGCGCGGACTCGCCTACCAGGTGTACTCCTCGGTGGCCAGTTACGCCGATGCCGGGCACCTCTCGGTGTACGCTGGCTGCCAGCCGGAGCGGCTCGGCGAGGTCGCCGGGCTGCTGGGGGAGCTGCTCGGCAAGGTCGCCGAGGACGGTCTGACCGACACCGAGGTGGCGCGGGCGAAGGGGCAGCTGCGCGGCAGCCTGGTGCTCGGCCTTGAGGACACCGCCTCCCGGATGTCCCGGATCGGCAAGAACGAGCTGAACTACGGCGAGTATCTCGGGGTGCGCGACACCATCGCCCGGATCGACGCGGTGACCACGGCGGAGGTCGCCCGGCTCGCGCGCACCCTGCTGCGCAGGCCCGGTGGTATCGCCGCCGCCGCGGTAGTGGGCCCGTACGCTCACGAGGAGGACCTGCCCGACGAACTGCACAGCGTGATCACCTAG